From Astyanax mexicanus isolate ESR-SI-001 chromosome 16, AstMex3_surface, whole genome shotgun sequence, one genomic window encodes:
- the LOC125782248 gene encoding PWWP domain-containing DNA repair factor 3B-like, with protein sequence MCRHIAGQIDPRPWTEKTGRSFDHFPQQTSGNYCGILILIHALCICTNTPFIFTENDVPLIRQWWCILLMERFQIEGHGQRFAFWTDRASRLLQGTLQPLFRVSRSITSDIPPHVQTMVNRTAQEKKLVDFAVQDHGVRQHLLGVLCGKEPSKWLSRIQKGSSLRVPVYLDSEEEQDSLFFYLQDVLKSAPVEFHIEDQVQFILDVLFPECITQAMSTLQGITIQEAEELFLSGPNYSRR encoded by the exons atgtgcagacatattgcaggccagattgacccaagaccctggacagagaagaccggcagaagttttgat cacttccctcaacaaacttctgggaactactgtggcatccttatactcatt catgccctctgtatctgcaccaataccccatttatcttcacagag aatgatgtgccattaatccgccagtggtggtgcatcctactgatggaaagatttcagattgaagg acatggccagaggtttgctttctggactgacagggctagcaggctattgcaagggacccttcagccactttttagggtatctaggtcaatcacttcagacattccacctcatgtgcaaaccatggtcaaccgcacagcccaagaaaagaagctggtagactttgctgtacaagaccatggagtccggcaacatttgttg ggtgtactctgtggaaaagagccttcgaagtggctcagcagaatccagaagggatcatctctacgggtgccagtgtacctggactcggaggaagaacaggactccctatttttctatcttcaggatgtcctgaaatctgcaccagtagaattccacattgaggatcaagtgcagttcattttggatgttttgttcccagag tgcatcacccaagccatgtctacactacagggaataactatacaagaggctgaagagttgtttctttcaggtcctaactacagcagaaggtaa